The Oncorhynchus tshawytscha isolate Ot180627B linkage group LG05, Otsh_v2.0, whole genome shotgun sequence genome includes a window with the following:
- the cdh2 gene encoding cadherin-2: MFLTAGALLMLLAAVQVAVHGGGALGSLPRRQRSFPCTQGFSQEEYSIAVDEELREGQALLTVRFADCGLGDRVLLEVGDAEHFRLGEDGMVYTRHSLRLTDRKRAFLVVRARDQKTKEEWNTRVHLHLRTDGQGETTEHNKQVNSSDAAVIMFPWRSVVVRGDGSLRRVKRDWVIPPINVPENSRGQFPEELVRIRSDRDKNRLLRYSVTGPGADQPPTGIFIINPISGQLSVTKPLDREHISNFHLRAHAVDLNGNQIENPIDIVINVIDMNDNRPEFTHTIYNGSVPEGSKPGSFVMTVTSVDKDDPKTANGMLRYKIISQNPESPSSNMFTINNKTGGIITVAAGLDREKVPQYTLIIQATDMEGNPTYGLSNTATAIIRITDVNDNPPEFTADTFYGDVHENRVNVIVANLTVTDKDQPHTAAWRTVYRITAGDPTGRFSIPTDPTTNEGLVTVVKPIDYEVSRSFVLTVLAENEVALARGIHLPRQSTATVSVRIADVNESPEFSPNPKAIKLEEGLPAGSLLTTFTAQDPDRYMLQNIRYSKLFDPANWLEIDPVNGRISTIAVLDRESPYVKNNLYNITFMASDNGIPPASGTGTLQMYLLDINDNAPHVFPPEVEMCEKPEPNAINITASDPDLTPNAGPFAFELANRPADARRNWTLTRLNGEYAQIRLRIGFLESGIYEVPIIITDSGNLPMSNTSYLRVKVCQCDHHGDCVDMERIIAAGLGTGAIIAILICIIIMLVMVLFFVMWMKRRDKERQAKQLLIDPEDDVRDNILKYDEEGGGEEDQDYDLSQLQQPDALEPEMVKVGIRRMDERPLHQDHLYPLRSAAPHPGDIGDFIHEGLKAADNDPTAPPYDSLLVFDYEGSGSTAGSLSSLHSSSSGGDQDYDYLSDWGPRFRKLADLYGGGDD; the protein is encoded by the exons tgAGGTTTGCAGATTGCGGCCTGGGCGACAGGGTTCTGTTGGAGGTGGGCGACGCGGAGCACTTCAGGCTGGGTGAAGATGGCATGGTGTACACCCGGCACTCCCTCCGTCTTACGGACAGGAAGAGAGCCTTCCTGGTGGTGCGAGCGAGGGATCAGAAAACCAAGGAGGAGTGGAACACACGCGTTCACCTCCACCTCCGGACAGATGGACAGGGGGAGACGACAGAACACAACAAACAG GTGAACTCCAGTGATGCAGCTGTGATCATGTTTCCATGGCGTAGCGTGGTCGTCAGGGGTGATGGATCTCTGAGGCGGGTGAAGAGGGACTGGGTCATCCCCCCCATCAACGTCCCTGAGAACTCACGAGGACAGTTCCCAGAGGAACTAGTCAGG ATCCGGTCGGACCGTGATAAGAACCGTCTCCTCCGGTACAGTGTGACTGGACCCGGTGCTGATCAGCCTCCAACCGGGATCTTCATCATCAACCCCATctctggtcagctctctgtgaCCAAACCCCTCGACCGCGAACACATCTCCAACTTCCAT CTGCGAGCCCATGCTGTGGACCTGAATGGGAACCAGATAGAGAACCCCATAGACATTGTCATCAATGTCATAGACATGAACGACAACAGACCAGAGTTCACACACACCATCTACAATGGATCAGTACCAGAGGGCTCCAAACCAg GGTCCTTTGTGATGACAGTGACATCAGTGGACAAGGACGACCCTAAGACAGCCAATGGGATGCTCCGATACAAGATTATATCTCAGAACCCTGAGAGTCCTTCTTCCAACATGTTCACCATCAACAACAAGACAGGAGGCATCATCACTGTAGCAGCAGGCCTCGACAGAGAG AAAGTTCCTCAGTACACACTGATAATCCAGGCTACTGACATGGAGGGCAACCCCACCTACGGTCTGTCTAACACAGCCACAGCTATCATCAGGATCACTGACGTCAATGATAACCCCCCAGAGTTCACCGCTGACACA TTTTATGGAGATGTGCATGAGAACCGTGTGAATGTGATCGTAGCTAACCTGACAGTGACAGACAAGGACCAGCCCCATACTGCAGCCTGGAGGACTGTGTACAGGATCACCGCTGGAGACCCCACTGGACGCTTCTCCATCCCCACTGACCCCACCACCAACGAGGGACTGGTCACTGTGGTCAAG cCCATAGACTATGAAGTCAGTCGTTCCTTTGTGTTGACGGTGCTGGCTGAGAATGAGGTTGCCCTGGCCCGTGGTATCCACCTGCCCCGTCAGTCCACCGCTACCGTGTCTGTACGCATTGCAGATGTCAACGAGAGCCCAGAGTTCTCCCCCAACCCTAAAGCCATCAAACTGGAGGAGGGGCTGCCAGCCGGCTCGCTACTCACCACCTTCACAGCACAGGACCCTGACAGATACATGCTTCAGAACATACg GTATTCAAAGCTGTTTGACCCTGCTAATTGGTTGGAGATAGACCCTGTAAATGGGCGGATCTCCACCATCGCTGTGCTGGACAGAGAGTCTCCCTATGTGAAGAATAACCTCTACAACATCACCTTCATGGCCTCTGACAAtg gcatCCCCCCTGCCAGTGGTACGGGTACGTTACAGATGTACCTTTTAGACATAAACGACAATGCTCCTCATGTCTTCCCTCCGGAAGTGGAGATGTGTGAGAAGCCTGAGCCCAACGCCATCAACATCACCGCCAGCGACCCAGATCTGACCCCTAATGCCGGCCCCTTTGCCTTCGAACTGGCCAACCGGCCGGCAGACGCACGACGAAACTGGACCCTCACACGCCTCAatg GTGAATATGCTCAGATCAGGCTGCGGATAGGTTTTCTGGAGAGTGGTATCTACGAGGTTCCAATCATCATCACAGACTCAGGCAACCTGCCCATGTCCAATACATCCTACCTGAGGGTCAAGGTGTGTCAGTGTGATCACCATGGAGATTGTGTGGACATGGAACGCATCATCGCAGCAGGCCTGGGCACTGGAGCCATCATCGCCATCCTCATCTGTATCATCATAATGCTAG tgatggTGTTGTTCTTTGTGATGTGGATGAAGAGGAGGGATAAGGAACGTCAGGCTAAGCAGCTGTTGATCGACCCGGAGGACGATGTCAGAGACAACATACTGAAGTACGacgaagagggaggaggagaggaggaccag GACTATGACCTGAGCCAGCTGCAGCAGCCCGATGCGTTGGAGCCAGAGATGGTAAAGGTGGGAATCAGGCGTATGGACGAGAGACCCCTCCACCAGGACCACCTGTACCCCCTCCGCTCTGCTGCACCACACCCAGGAGATATAGGAGACTTCATCCATGAG ggTCTGAAGGCAGCTGATAACGACCCGACGGCGCCCCCCTATGACAGCCTGCTGGTTTTTGACTATGAGGGCAGCGGCTCCACCGCCGGCTCCCTCAGCTCCCTTCACTCGTCTTCCTCCGGCGGAGACCAGGACTACGACTACCTCAGTGACTGGGGCCCGCGCTTCCGCAAGCTGGCAGACCTCTACGGAGGAGGGGACGACTAA